In Erigeron canadensis isolate Cc75 chromosome 1, C_canadensis_v1, whole genome shotgun sequence, a single window of DNA contains:
- the LOC122605858 gene encoding uncharacterized protein LOC122605858 isoform X2: protein MMMLQSDLRSAIQIAATFCYINPRPNRYETPPYRRVSVRTPVRTAALKIEVSDKPPICTADELHYVSIHNSDWRLALWRYKPPPQAPPRNHPLLLLSGVGTNAIGYDLAPGSSFARHMASQGFDTWILEFRGAGLSSEVASKDVKEPISLPSERMNSPNSLNSDSSAQSKVSSTKEDKKTVESDQSQLLMTFSETFKRFSERLSNLIKEGSPENLQNSTLAIQIRDISQSLADIIEEGQRSVSPPFTDLLDRFSSTIESLQTQINLLGKYNWDFDHYLEEDVPAAMEYIQRQCNPKDGKLLAIGHSMGGILLYSMLARNVCDGRDSRLAAIVTLGASLDYTTSKSSLKLLTPLADPAHALSVPAVPLGALLAAAYPLASRPPYVMSWLNRLITAQDMVHPDLMEKFIMNNFCTVPAKLLLQLTTAFQEGGLRDRSGTFFYKDHLKNIDVPVLAIAGDLDLICPPEAVYVKLTWYDLCPLF, encoded by the exons atgatgatgcTACAGTCAGATCTTCGTTCTGCTATTCAAATTGCAGCCACGTTTTGCTATATCAATCCTCGTCCAAATCGTTACGAAACGCCACCGTATAGACGTGTTTCTGTGCGTACACCGGTGCGTACGGCGGCGTTGAAAATAGAAGTATCTGATAAGCCTCCGATATGTACTGCCGATGAACTTCATTACGTTTCCATTCATAATTCCGATTGGCGTCTCGCACTTTGGCGTTACAAACCTCCTCCTCAG GCACCTCCAAGGAATCATCCGTTACTGCTTTTGAGTGGAGTTGGCACAAATGCAATTGGATATGATCTTGCTCCTGGG TCTTCATTCGCACGTCACATGGCTAGCCAAGGATTCGATACATGGATCCTAGAATTTCGAGGAGCCGGATTGAGTTCAGAGGTGGCCTCTAAGGATGTCAAGGAGCCAATAAGCCTTCCTTCTGAGCGGATGAATTCACCAAACAGCCTCAATTCTGATTCTTCTGCACAAAGTAAAGTTTCTTCTACTAAAGAAGATAAAAAGACTGTTGAATCTGATCAATCACAGTTATTGATGACATTCAGCGAAACTTTTAAGCGTTTTTCAGAGAGATTATCGAACCTGATTAAGGAAG GTTCTCcggaaaatttacaaaattccACTCTTGCTATCCAAATAAGAGATATAAGTCAAAGTCTTGCAGATATTATCGAAGAAGGTCAACGATCAGTGTCTCCACCATTCACTGATTTGTTAGATCGCTTTTCTTCCACAATTGAAAGCCTCCAAACCCAGATTAACCTCCTTGGGAAGTATAATTGGGACTTTGACCACTACCTTGAAGAGGATGTTCCTGCTGCG ATGGAATACATACAAAGACAATGCAATCCAAAAGATGGCAAGTTACTTGCAATTGGCCATTCTATGGGTGGTATCTTGCTCTACTCAATGCTCGCTCGAAATG TTTGTGATGGAAGAGACTCCAGGTTGGCTGCAATTGTTACTTTGGGGGCTTCACTTGATTACACCACATCAAAATCATCACTGAAATTACTTACACCCTTG GCAGATCCGGCTCACGCCTTAAGTGTTCCAGCTGTTCCTCTAGGTGCATTGCTTGCAGCAGCTTACCCTCTTGCATCTCGCCCTCCATATGTTATGTCCTGGTTAAACCGTCTCATCACTGCACAGGATATGGTGCATCCGGATCTCATGGAGAAGTTCATTATGAACAACTTCT GTACCGTGCCTGCTAAACTACTTTTGCAGCTAACAACAGCCTTTCAAGAAGGTGGATTACGTGACAGAAGTGGAACTTTCTTCTACAAAGATCATCTCAAGAATATTGATGTTCCTGTCTTAGCCATTGCTGGTGACCTTGATCTCATTTGTCCACCTGAAGCTGTATATG TTAAATTGACCTGGTATGATCTGTGTCCATTGttctaa
- the LOC122605858 gene encoding uncharacterized protein LOC122605858 isoform X1, translating into MMMLQSDLRSAIQIAATFCYINPRPNRYETPPYRRVSVRTPVRTAALKIEVSDKPPICTADELHYVSIHNSDWRLALWRYKPPPQAPPRNHPLLLLSGVGTNAIGYDLAPGSSFARHMASQGFDTWILEFRGAGLSSEVASKDVKEPISLPSERMNSPNSLNSDSSAQSKVSSTKEDKKTVESDQSQLLMTFSETFKRFSERLSNLIKEGSPENLQNSTLAIQIRDISQSLADIIEEGQRSVSPPFTDLLDRFSSTIESLQTQINLLGKYNWDFDHYLEEDVPAAMEYIQRQCNPKDGKLLAIGHSMGGILLYSMLARNVCDGRDSRLAAIVTLGASLDYTTSKSSLKLLTPLADPAHALSVPAVPLGALLAAAYPLASRPPYVMSWLNRLITAQDMVHPDLMEKFIMNNFCTVPAKLLLQLTTAFQEGGLRDRSGTFFYKDHLKNIDVPVLAIAGDLDLICPPEAVYETIKLVPKHLAMYKVFGEPSGPHYAHYDLVGGRLAPEQLYPCVIDFLTIHDST; encoded by the exons atgatgatgcTACAGTCAGATCTTCGTTCTGCTATTCAAATTGCAGCCACGTTTTGCTATATCAATCCTCGTCCAAATCGTTACGAAACGCCACCGTATAGACGTGTTTCTGTGCGTACACCGGTGCGTACGGCGGCGTTGAAAATAGAAGTATCTGATAAGCCTCCGATATGTACTGCCGATGAACTTCATTACGTTTCCATTCATAATTCCGATTGGCGTCTCGCACTTTGGCGTTACAAACCTCCTCCTCAG GCACCTCCAAGGAATCATCCGTTACTGCTTTTGAGTGGAGTTGGCACAAATGCAATTGGATATGATCTTGCTCCTGGG TCTTCATTCGCACGTCACATGGCTAGCCAAGGATTCGATACATGGATCCTAGAATTTCGAGGAGCCGGATTGAGTTCAGAGGTGGCCTCTAAGGATGTCAAGGAGCCAATAAGCCTTCCTTCTGAGCGGATGAATTCACCAAACAGCCTCAATTCTGATTCTTCTGCACAAAGTAAAGTTTCTTCTACTAAAGAAGATAAAAAGACTGTTGAATCTGATCAATCACAGTTATTGATGACATTCAGCGAAACTTTTAAGCGTTTTTCAGAGAGATTATCGAACCTGATTAAGGAAG GTTCTCcggaaaatttacaaaattccACTCTTGCTATCCAAATAAGAGATATAAGTCAAAGTCTTGCAGATATTATCGAAGAAGGTCAACGATCAGTGTCTCCACCATTCACTGATTTGTTAGATCGCTTTTCTTCCACAATTGAAAGCCTCCAAACCCAGATTAACCTCCTTGGGAAGTATAATTGGGACTTTGACCACTACCTTGAAGAGGATGTTCCTGCTGCG ATGGAATACATACAAAGACAATGCAATCCAAAAGATGGCAAGTTACTTGCAATTGGCCATTCTATGGGTGGTATCTTGCTCTACTCAATGCTCGCTCGAAATG TTTGTGATGGAAGAGACTCCAGGTTGGCTGCAATTGTTACTTTGGGGGCTTCACTTGATTACACCACATCAAAATCATCACTGAAATTACTTACACCCTTG GCAGATCCGGCTCACGCCTTAAGTGTTCCAGCTGTTCCTCTAGGTGCATTGCTTGCAGCAGCTTACCCTCTTGCATCTCGCCCTCCATATGTTATGTCCTGGTTAAACCGTCTCATCACTGCACAGGATATGGTGCATCCGGATCTCATGGAGAAGTTCATTATGAACAACTTCT GTACCGTGCCTGCTAAACTACTTTTGCAGCTAACAACAGCCTTTCAAGAAGGTGGATTACGTGACAGAAGTGGAACTTTCTTCTACAAAGATCATCTCAAGAATATTGATGTTCCTGTCTTAGCCATTGCTGGTGACCTTGATCTCATTTGTCCACCTGAAGCTGTATATG AGACAATCAAACTAGTTCCTAAACACCTAGCCATGTACAAAGTTTTTGGTGAGCCATCGGGCCCACACTATGCTCACTATGATCTTGTCGGCGGTCGCTTG GCACCAGAACAGTTATATCCATGTGTAATAGACTTTTTGACAATTCATGATTCAACCTAA